The genomic interval TTTCCACAAGCAAACGTGTCACAGATGTAAACATCACCTGAACAGTGTGAGCCACATGAGGACCCTTACTGAAGTACCAACGTACCTCTATCGTATTCTGGGTGGTATGTGGAAATGCCatgaaaatgcatgcatttcagTGCAATAGTACGTCATTAATGTGACCCTGTCTGCACCACAAAACCTGTCAAAATGGgtaaatgttttgaaattctgaatctgaaagctgaataaatcatctagGATAGGACATTTCAATTCTGGAATCTGAGattgtaaaaaaatctaaatgttgggaaaattgcctttaaagctgACCAAATGAAGTGcttggcaatgcatattactaagcaAAAtgtaggttttgatatatttacggtaggaataCAACATATCTTCACGGGACATGGGCAGATcttttgcattaaagaaaaatcaataacttTATTGATAGTTAGTTTGAACACATGGCATATTTAAGAGGTTTCAGTAGTTTTGGTTGAATTGGCCATTACAATACCCATAAAATGAACTATTGCCGGTGTCCTGATATTTTATCATACCTACCAGATTTTCCTACCTGGGTTTACTGCGCATGCACACATCAATATTGCACcctttttctcatgctaaacaatgTGTCTGCATTACTGAAACTACGTGCAACAGAAGTAATCTGCTGGACCATTGAAAATGATGTATTGACCCCCTCAAAGGCCAGACCTCAACACATATGGGGCAGGTTGGAAGATCAACTGGACAGATCTACTGTAGATTCAAAAGAAAGCCTTTGGCTTGATTGCAGAAAGCGTGGGATAACATTAGTGTTGATCTTCCCAGGAAATATTGACATTATGATAGAGAGATGTGCTGCTGTAATTGCTCCAAAAGGTGGAGTTACTAAACATTAAAGTTAAAAGTGGACACAAACAGTATGACTCTCTTCATCTAATATTAGTTGTGCTCAGAGCAACCATCTGCATGTTTCAtcaacattttgaaattaaaacatATGTTAGAGGCCAAAAAAGTTCAGTATCTATCTTCAGATCTGTCAGGCGATCTAACAATTCTGGCCaccactctctgtgtgtgtgtgtgtgtgtgtgtgtgtgtgtatatatatatatatatattactttatctgactttggcaaataaataaataaaataataaatgttttgtttcatttaaggAAGTAAACAGTAACGAATAATAACTTTGAATGATCTCCATCATAAAACATGCAGAAAAGTAAAACATACAGGTGAACCACTTCTGATAAAGTGATGCTTTGTAGTTGAGTGATTTTCTGTGCACAGTGAAAGATAGCATGTGCGTTGTATTTAAAGTTGTTCATTTGTGTCATTTCATAATTgccattaaatgtgtttttattgtatcATACTAAATGAAACCGCTGACGTTAATCTTGTCTTCCTTAGTCGACAGCAGGAGATAGAGGAGCGTCTGATTGAGGAGGAGACTGCGCGGCGAGTAGAAGAACTTGTTGCCAAACGTGTGGAGGAGGAACTGGAAAAACGAAAGGATGAGATTGAAAGAGAAGTGTTGCGGAGGGTGGAGGAGGCCAAACGCATCATGGAGAAGCAGTTGCTAGAGGAGCTGGAAAAACAGAGACAAGCGGAGCTGACCGCTCAGAAAGCTCGAGAGGTAACTTGCATGTGAACaggcaaaacaaaaaaatagaaattctTATTAATGCTGATTCAGTGGGTAGGATTTCCTGTAGTTCTGCTGGaagcacgcctgtttcacaccacatACACATATTTTGCATCCCATATTTCCAGTATAATAGAAGCAAATGAAATATTCAACAAAGAAAcccagaaattatatttttctcaGTTTGGAGCTGCTGCATTATTTGCTGGAACGTTACTGACATGAAAGCATAACGCAAGCCTTAGAAAAAGTATGTGGTGTTAAACAGGTTTTAGCTTATTTCCTCTCAAAATTAAAAGCGAAAtaggttttcttttttcaaattttaACAATTTTTAATTCATCATAGAATCTTTGTGTATGACATAGTGCTACCATTCTGTTATCCTTAAATTTCATATTTCACCCTTGACAGTTTTCTTAACAAATCAGCTCATGCCGTCAATTCCATGAGCCTTTGTTGCGATTCGCCTGAACTTCACTATCTCTCAGTTGCTTACGGTTAGAAGTGATGAACGTTGTTCACATTTCTGTTCCTCCTAAACACCATTTGAGCTGACTGCTCCTCAGACGACACTTCACTGTGTGGCTTTTTTCTCAGAGTGAGATGTAAGTAGAGAAGTACCGAGAACACAGGTCAGTGGTTTGAAAGAACCTCCCTTGCTGGTTGGTGGTACattgtgcaattaaaaaaaaagaagaacacatTCCCAATTTGACCCTGACTCCTTTAGGAACGGTTTATTCGTGAGTGAAGGACAAGTTTACTGTAGGTTTACCCATGTCTGGTGAGCTGAATGTATCTTCATTATTTACTCTTGCGTGTTGTTTGTTAAACTTGTGCCACTCATTTTTGGGAATAATTCTGATTTGTGTCACTATGATTCCACTGAAGCACTTTGCCTTTACAGGAGGAGGAGAAATCAAAGCGTGAAGAACTGGAGAAGATTCTGGTGGATAACAATCGCAAGATAGCCGACGCTCAAGCTAAACTGGTATGTGTCTAGTAATGTGTAATTGAGAAAAAGCTAATTGATTATTGAAATCCATTCCCATTGGTGAAaatgagacttctttaaaaaaaaaaaaaagaacagtaggGTCACAAACATTTGTTTTGCCTTTCTAACAAGCACTAGATTAGCCTTCTCATATAGAATGAATGGCTGTGGCCATGTGGACCATTAATGTTGCATAAGCACTACTTGACATGTTTTCTATTATGGAGTTTTCTTTCTCAGTAGAGCAGTCTTTTAGAAGAAAAAGAGACTGCAGTTTAGTTCTCATCATGATGAATCCTGCTCCAAAACAGCTTATATAAGGGATGGTCTCTTCTCCAAGCTATGAAGGTCAAGAGTCATCTGTCTGCACATGAAAGTGATCTGACAGATGCAGTCTTACATGTCGCAGATGCTATAAGATTCGAAATTAAACAGACTGTTTGTAAAATACTTTTGTGCAGTATATTGAGCATTATCAGAGCACAGGCCAAAAGTTTAAAGGATTTAATTAAAGTGAGGGATTAATGACTATAAATGCATTTCTCAATAAATCATGACTATCCTGTAACAATCCATGCATAAATATTAGTGGATGACCAATATGGATTTGCTTTTACAATATTCCACTATTTAACTTCAAGATAGTAAAAGCTTATGCATAATGACTGCTGGAATGTGTTTGTTTTCCATGTCTATGTATTCATATGATAattagaaaatgaataaatacatgtatgtGCAACTGTATCacgaaaccagtcttaagtgtcgaaatagagatttatacatcacccgAAGGCTGAATAAatacgctttccattgatgtatggtttattaggattggacaatatgtggccgagatacaactattggaaaatctggaatctgagggtgcaaaaaatcgaaatactgagaaaatcacctttgaatttgtccaaattagttcttagcaatgcacattgCTAATgataaattaagttttgatatatttacaggagggaatttacaaaatatctccatggaacatgatctttacttaatatcctaatgatttttggcataaaataaaaattgataattttgaccagtacagtgttttttttttttttttttgcctattgctaaaaatatatcccaGCGACTTAAAACAGGTTTttttgggggagggggggggggggtaagatTGTAGAAGACATACTTAAAGCGCTGCTTGCTGGAATGGCTTCTCTAatcctattttaatattttttgacaaagaaatggttaaaaatgtataaataaaaagaaggtaAATACTGTAAACAACAGTGTATGTGGTGATCTTGTAAGCATTGAAATGGAATGGAGAATGGGGACTCAGGAGCTGGCATTCTAAGtgttgtcaaaataaaagtctcaaacatcagccaaacagaaaaacttatcagccaatgttaatcttttttttaatcccaAATTGACTGATATATCAGTCAACTAATGAATAGTCTTAAATTGTatgtactttatatttatataatttatttgtttggctACAAACAATTTATGGCATGCATCATAACCCAAAAGATGACCATTCCAAGATGGCGATGCTGTGGACGCATCGGGATCACAGTTCTGTTCACATGTTGATATCTAGCTCCTACTTAATTCAGTTTTTTCTGTCCTACAGGCAGAGGAACAACTACGAATAGTTGAAGAGCAGAGGAAAATACACGAGGAGCGTATGAAGCTGGAGCAAGAGCGACAGAAACAGCAGAAAGAAGAACAGAAGATCATTTTGGGGAAAGGGAAGTCGAGGCCTAAACTTTCTTTCTCTTTAAAGGCCTCTGAGTGATGAAAACAATGTGGCCAGGATTTGTCCAGACTTTCTCCAGACCACCTCTTCGTGTGAGACATCGTGCTGCAGCACAGGGTCCTCTTCGTAGGTTTCATGTGGTGTGTTTCAAATTCTCAGAACAACAGGAACAATCAGATTTGTCAGATACCCTTCATATTTTTCCTGTTTTACCTGTTTTGTATAACTGACTCTTGTATAGATAACCTCCACTTGTCCTCCATGTAATCTCTGCAAACACATTCAGTGCATTGTACCAGTAGGGATCTTGCTCGTTCATCCAAATGGTTTCCGGTTTCACAAATTCAAGGCCTCTGCAGATTTTCCTGGCTGATTTgattgaattgtttttatttttttaatagtttattcaTAGTATAAAATAATTAGAAGGAAAGATTGACAGGGAAATAGCTTGAACTGGAATTACATCCCTCTATTTTGAATAGCACAGATCACTATCAGTTAACCAGTCCAACCAAGAAGCATTATAAAATGAGAATGACCTCCTTTTATCATTTTAACTTGCAGGTAAATAATTGACCATTCAAGAGGTAAAGTGATGCTGTTATAAACGGTACCTGGTCGTTGCATGTCAGTGAACTGCGTGTATGTTAGCGATGAGATGCTTTTAGATGTGATGGAGTGAAAGGTTTCTGATTGGCCAGAATTTGTGTTTGTGGTTGAATATTTGACCCACTTGTCAAGAATCTCCAATAAATCCATGAATGTGTCTTGTTTCTGACATTTGCTTTCATATTTGTATTAACTTGTGTAGTTATTAGGATTACATTAAAtacaatgcataaaaataatcaagtatttaaaattaaataggaaTAATGTGCATTAATTGTCTGTGACAAAAGCTAGTTGTAAGAAAGCATGGGGCAAACAATTCAAAGTGGGTTAAAGTTTTGAGGTCAGGATGGCATCATAACCTAATGCTTTAAATCCGCAGCATAATTAATAGTTCACTTGACACCTCTGTTAGGTCGACACAAGCCAGAGCGCAAATACACAAAGGACTCAGAGCAGACCAGACGTTTGAAGTGCACACACATCACACCTTAACACCGATCGACATTCAATTATCTCTTACCTGTTAGTTTACCCTTTTGATTATTGTCCAAACACGCCAAGGACAATACACAAAAGTTGCCTGGGCCACCGAGCAAATGTTTCAATGgcttattttctaaatgtttatctATATGTATTCTGTAAGGTAATAGCTATAATTCTGAGGAAGCAGCTTTTGTCAAAGTCATTAAACGTTTGAGACACAACCCACACCCGTGTGAGCAAAACTGACCTTTTGATCTTTAACGTTACGTGAGTAAGCGGATTAATCTCGTGGAGAATGCCTTTACAAGAAGATTTAGATTAAAATGAAAGATTAGTTATTTAATTTCAAACGCATGTAAGTTACCGATTATCTGGTCTGTGTATAGGCTACATAGCGatatttaagtacaaaatttattcagaaatgaaaatatCGCCGTGGCTACCAGTAGTTTTCAGTCTTTGTCTCAATCTTATTTAGacttaaactctctctctctctacatatatatatatatatatatatatatatatatatatatatatatatatatatatatatatatatatatatatataagttttttttttttttttttttttttacataacgtAAATTCAGGGCCCTCTAGTGGGTTGCTGCCTCccggttgaaaaccactgtttgaaaaaatatatatatgcgctGCTTTGCGCCTCAGGTAAACTCAGGTGGTTGGCTAATGTTTAATAAAGCAGTACCGCTTCCAGACTCCTGTTTAGTCTCTTTCCATTCGACTAGGTGTCACTCATCCAGCGTCATCCAATCGAGAGTAATGTGGGCGGGGTTTAACGACAACACTGGGTTGTCCTAAGAAGTCTCTCTGAGCACGTCTTGAGGGCACTCCGAGACTAGCAGAGTTGAATGCAAAGACGAAGAACAGGAGAAGCTCTGATACTGCCTTCAGATTAGACCTCAGCAACATCCGAATTTCGCATCTCTGCTGCCGTTCCGCGGAACCTGCACTAATTAACTGGTTTATCCGCTTTCGAAAGAATGTTCATAGCCACTGTTTCCCAAAGGATGTGCACTTAAAAAATTAATGTCTAAAGAACCTGATGGATTATCAAACACCGTTTTGTTTAATCTGTCATTGAGAGTGCCAGTTTTGAAGGAGCTCTTTTTTGGAGGTCTTGGCAAATAGATGGTTTTTTTTTCGTTTCGAAATCAAACGCGTTTTCAGCAGAGAACGACAAGCAACATCGGATCTGCTCGCATTAGTGCCTGTGGATCTCTCACTGTTATAATCAAATTTGCACTGGTGAACTGTTTTGCATCGCAATGGATACAACTATGTGGAGTTATATATTAGGTCTTTTCATGGTTGCTTGTCGAGTAAAACTAGCTCGATCAACAGTTTTAGAATCAATATACTGGAATACTTCGAACACCAAGTAAGTAGGACTTAACCAAAAAGCGTTGTATTGCAAGCACcataacatctatctatctatctatctatctatctatctatctatctatctatctatctatctatctagctatctagcACCATAacatctatctagctatctagctatgtttttaactatttgttattttaattataacattGACTAGTTTCTATCTCTATACAGTGAATATTTATTCCAAAAATGACTGATCTATATATCAGTCACTTGTAATTCTTCAATAGCCTGCTTTAATCGCCTTTACAGTCACTATAGTGACACGGAACTATTCCATTGTAACTGAAAACAAATTGCAAAATGTTTTACCACTGAATTACGTGGGGATCTGTGGTTCATTGTAACTGTATTAGTTATTGTTCCAATTGTACTTTACTAATACCCTTTTCTGAAACTAGTGTATTCCAGTTAGTCCACTAGTTTCCACTGTTTTTTCTTGTCATATGAAATTACTAGTTGGAATGGCTTAATTATTGATCATGCTAGAGAGATTTAAATATTAGTAGTACAAGTTGGAATATGCATTATTGTTTAATAAACAAGCGCTTGTATAACTATAATACGATTGAGAAATAATTATTGTATACAAAATAGTCGTAAGTTGATATCTAAACCACAGATCCAAGTCAAAAAATATGCACTAGGACTTTTAGGAAACCAATATGCTGATAGGTAGGAATAACCCTATTGATTTTTCTAATCTTTAAAGTACCACACAGACACCTCAAAAACCAAAAACAGCCTACTCGAGTGTTATGAAGGTCCCGGAAGAACTAGTCATTGATTTAAATGTATCTGTTTTAATTTACTGATTTCTCTATTGATTTTATTACCCTGTCATAGTCATTTAAACAAAAGACAGACCACAAAACATTTGTAATCCATGGCACTTTGTTGGAGGACCACCCACCTTTCCAGACTGCAGGGTATTAGTTACAATGATGCTTTATTGGCAGCAACATTGAGATGCAAGTACTTTCTTTTGCAAAATGAAGCTGAATGGCGACCACTGTATAAACCTTCCCCAAAACGAACTTCCACCTCATAGCCATTTCCActatttgtaaatgttaatttacataatttaagcAATTACCCTGTGTGTGCCCTGTCAGAAACTGTGGGTAAATGCGATGTTTTGTAGAAATTATATGGTGAGGTTGAAATGTCTTGGTATTTACTGAGGAAAAGCTGCAGAATGAATCTGCACTCAGAGCAATCAAACTTGTGGAGACCTTACATCATGGTTAATATCGTGTAAGAGTGCTGAGCCACAACCTAAATTTGGGACTGATTATAAGCTGAGAAATGTTAAATTGAAGAGTGGATCACAGTCTCTTGCAGATTGCCATAGAGAGATCAGTTGCCTGAGCTCCTGTTTTCCACTGTGAAGTATGTCTCTGAGGTCCATACATCTGTTCCCCACCACACCTTTCTGTGTCGGGACAAATAGTTGCTAAACTAGGGTAAGTGCCTCTTTTTTAGATCGAAACACCCAGCCTGGTGTTTTTTCAGCTGCCAAAGTAGCACGCATTCTCTTCTTGCCTTAGTGTGGTCTTGCCATTTGGTCAGCAtaccagatttttttaaattaacattaatatttatattcaccaaaaaaaaaaaaaaaactttaacttccattttttttattacaa from Carassius auratus strain Wakin chromosome 26, ASM336829v1, whole genome shotgun sequence carries:
- the LOC113044569 gene encoding arginine and glutamate-rich protein 1-B-like gives rise to the protein MGRSRSRSSSRTKHSKSSKHSKKRSRSRSRDKEKKRRSKSRESKRNRKRNSRSRSRSNTALKASRRDRERAVTPPERIDIFGRALSKRSAVDEKQKKEEEEKKAEMERQRRIRQQEIEERLIEEETARRVEELVAKRVEEELEKRKDEIEREVLRRVEEAKRIMEKQLLEELEKQRQAELTAQKAREEEEKSKREELEKILVDNNRKIADAQAKLAEEQLRIVEEQRKIHEERMKLEQERQKQQKEEQKIILGKGKSRPKLSFSLKASE